The proteins below come from a single Mya arenaria isolate MELC-2E11 chromosome 6, ASM2691426v1 genomic window:
- the LOC128236746 gene encoding histone deacetylase complex subunit SAP18-like, which produces MALESTVQLQQNDGNKTPEKPVDREKTCPLLLRVFYNTGRHNPLNEYARGNVPNNELQIYTWLDATLKELTSLVKEVNPDARRKGTFFDFSIVYPDSRSPTYRMREIGTTCSGHRGADDTVSLQAKRFVIGDYIDIGITPPGPRGPLRPGNMGRRGRPY; this is translated from the exons ATGGCTCTCGAATCTACAGTTCAACTCCAACAAAATGACGGAAATAAGACTCCAGAAAAGCCTGTAGATAGAGAAAAG acCTGTCCGCTACTGCTTCGAGTGTTCTACAACACAGGAAGGCACAATCCTTTAAATGAGTATGCCAGGGGAAACGTCCCTAACAATGAACTGCAGATTTACACTTG GTTGGATGCCACACTGAAAGAACTCACTAGTTTAGTGAAAGAAGTCAATCCTGATGCTCGAAGGAAGGGCACGTTCTTCGATTTCTCCATCGTGTATCCAGATTCCAGATCCCCCACATACAGAATGCGGGAAATTGGCACCACTTGTTCGGGGCACAGAGGAGCAGATGATACTGTCAGTTTGCAGGCAAAGAGATTTGTGATCGGGGACTATATTGACATTGGGATCACTCCTCCAGGGCCTCGCGGGCCTCTCCGACCAGGAAATATGGGTCGTAGAGGTCGCCCTTACTGA
- the LOC128239371 gene encoding actin-related protein 6-like, giving the protein MVVVVLDNGAGSAKIGFSTAKEPKIIPNCVSKAKNVRTRIFIGDQIDECKDLSGLYYLLPFQKGYMVNWEIEKQVWDYMFGKENLKVDFSESSIILTEPYFNFQSIQEGMNEILFEEYGFQSAFRTNPAYLSQYKLQKDTGDSQLCALILDTGYSFSHIVPYCKGEKLKESVVRVNVGGKVLTNHLKEIISYRQLMVMDETYVINQLKEDVSYVSTQFNTDMLTSRKKGAENTVMRDYVLPDYTHITRGYVRPREETTGKAKGNEQIIRMNNERFSVPELLFHPSDVGVHEKGITEALVHSVSTTPEEMHPHLYRNILTTGGNCLFPGFDQRFYTDVRSMAPDEFDISVTAPKNPISYAWEGGVQLANDPAFRKLAVTRAEYEEHGHNICMERFDV; this is encoded by the exons ATGGTGGTGGTTGTACTCGACAATGGTGCTGGTAGCGCTAAAATAGGGTTTTCTACTGCGAAAGAGCCAAA AATTATTCCTAACTGTGTTTCTAAAGCCAAAAATGTGCGTACAAGGATTTTCATTGGTGACCAGATTGATGAGTGCAAAGACCTCTCTGGGCTGTATTATCTACTCCCGTTTCAAAAg GGATACATGGTTAACTGggaaattgaaaaacaagtttgGGATTATATGTTTGGCAAGGAAAACTTGAAGGTAG ACTTCAGCGAAAGTAGCATCATTCTTACCGAGCCATATTTTAATTTCCAATCTATCCAGGAGGGAATGAATGAAATCTTATTTGAAGAATATGGGTTTCAGTCAGCATTTAGAACTAACC ctGCATATTTAAGCCAGTACAAGCTTCAGAAGGACACGGGGGACAGTCAACTATGTGCCCTGATTCTTGACACTGGCTATTCCTTCTCCCATATAGTTCCCTATTGTAAAGGCGAAAAATTAAAAGAGTCAGTTGTAAG GGTGAATGTTGGTGGCAAAGTGttgaccaatcatttaaaagagATAATATCATACAG ACAGCTGATGGTGATGGACGAGACATATGTTATAAACCAACTAAAGGAGGATGTCTCCTATGTCTCCACACAGTTTAATACAGACATGCTCACCTCAAG AAAGAagggtgcagaaaacacagtgaTGAGAGACTATGTGTTGCCTGATTACACTCATATAACAAGGGGTTATGTAAGACCGAGGGAGGAGACCACAGGCAAAGCCAAGGGAAATGAACAG ATCATCAGAATGAACAATGAGCGCTTCTCTGTCCCAGAACTCTTATTTCATCCCTCGGACGTCGGGGTTCATGAAAAGGGCATTACTGAGGCTCTCGTACACTCAGTCAGCACTACACCAGAAG AGATGCACCCACATCTATACCGCAACATTCTCACTACGGGAGGAAACTGTCTATTCCCTGGATTTGATCAACGATT ctACACAGATGTAAGAAGTATGGCACCAGATGAATTTGACATTTCCGTTACTGCTCCAAAAAA TCCCATCAGCTACGCATGGGAAGGTGGTGTTCAACTAGCCAATGACCCAGCCTTCAGGAAGCTTGCAGTTACTCGAGCCGAGTATGAAGAACACGGACATAATATCTGTATGGAGCGATTTGATGTCTGA